The Pelodiscus sinensis isolate JC-2024 chromosome 6, ASM4963464v1, whole genome shotgun sequence sequence CCATCACCACGATGCCGAACATGCCGAAGATGAGCGCGTAGTCGCTGAGCCGCTTGCGCTTCTCGAAGAGCGCCCGGCGGTGCCCCAGCTTGTACCCGATGTTCTGGTTCTTCTTCTTGCTGGACTTGCTGCCGCTGTTgttctggctgctgccccccgcgctgcccccggggccggggccgtgcAGCGCCAGGTTGTTGGAGTTGTTGTGCTCCGGCTTGGACACCACGATCTCGGGGGctgaggcggcggcggcggcggggctgGAGAGCGGCGGCTGCAGCGGCTGGGACTCGGAGTCCAGTTCCTGCAGATTCCTGCGGGACGAGCTCAGGTGGCTGAGCGGTCGCATGACGCCGCCGTTGTACCTGCAGCTGCTCATGGCTATTTCGGTGAAGGGGTTGCTCTCCCGGCGCTGGTGGggctggtggtggtgatggtggtgggtgctgccgctgctgacactgctgctggggctggctgcctgctgctgctgcaggctatGGCACTGGTGGtactgggggtggtggtggtggtggtggctgtgGTGGTactggtggtgggggagctgccTGGACGAACCGGCATGGCTGGAGGGGGTCAGCTCGCTCACGTTCAGCTGGCTGCCCTGCCTGGACGAGGCGGCGGAGGAGGAGAGCGGCGAGGAGTGGGTCCTGAAAGCGCCCGACAGGGGCGAGGAAGTGcggagcagcaggggcaggttATCCCCCGCCGCGGCCCCGGGGTAGGTGCAGTTGTTGCACTGGAGGCATGGGCTGTGCTGCTGGAGCAGGCTCTGCTTGTCCTGgcccggcggcggcggcggctggcaATGCAGGTgcgggcgctgctgctgctgctccgagCAGAAGCCCGGCTGGAACTGCAGCGGCGTTTCCATGTCAGAGCTGTTAAAGCTGCAGGAGGACCAGGCGGTGGTGCACCCTGCGCAATGCGTTATGGTCGGCAGCGGCGAGTCCTGCCGCCGCCACGAAGGGCCCATCCCGGCGCCCGTAGAATCCAGCCGGCGAGTGCGATTGGTCGGGCGAACCAAAACAACGGGCATGACGTCACCTGGAGGACGGGAAAGCTGCGGCGTGAGGCGAGgagtgcgggaggggagggggcgcggggAGAATCCCGGGAGCAGCTGTCGCTGCCAGCTAGCGCGAgcgctgccccgcccctgcccggggAATTCCACCTTCCCTGCAGTGCAAGTTGAATCGCAGCCCGGGCGGGGCGCGGAGAGCTGCAAGGGCTGCTCAGGCAGGTAAGGGTCCATCCGCCTTCTCCCTCGGGGCACTTGCCGAAGCAATAACGGCACCATTAATAACCACAATCACCATTCCCAGTGCTATTCTGTCCCCCTAGAGCCTTCCACGGTGGGGGTCTCAATCCCTTTGCAAAGCCCTAAATGACTTGCTGTTAATGTGCAGCGCATTTAAACCACCCTGACTAGCAAAGTGGCATGGTTAAATTTCATCTGGAATCCTGTTATAATACCTTTGGCCCTACGGATGCTATCTGTTAGGGTCAGAAGTCTGTGCTGTTAGGGTTTGCTGTCTGCATTAATTTGCAGATTATTCCCCATTCCACCCAATTTGTATCCAAAACTGGGGGAAATGTGTTTTTATAATACCTTGGTAACAAAACGTGCAGCTGTTGTAGGAATAGTGTGACAGGTGACAGGACCAATCTCAGTAGAATACCAATGTGGTTCCAGAGCAATACCAGCtgtattttatttgatttcatgGGGAAAGGGCTGCATATAGGAATTTCCCTGTGCCTAGTAATTATTTTGGGAGGCGTTCTCAAGGCATTGCTCGATTTGAGTCAGAATAATAGGAAATCCCGGAATGACCGTGATAGGGACGGCGATCGTGCTCCTTCCTGCCTGTGTGTGTATGTTCTGATCTGGCGGCACCGCGAAAAGCTTTGCACTGAAGGCGAAGTGAATTGTTGAGCCAGGACGTGTGGTGGTTTCTAACGGGGACCTTGGATTGCACCTGTTCAATTAGCCATAGGGAGAGAAATccctctcactctctccctcccGACCCTTCTCCTGAAATGCTTAAAGGATTTGCAGTCCCGCTATGCAGTGGAGGCGCTGGCATGCAAGTCCCAGAGCACTGAACGGGGAAAGCCTGGCTGGAGGCGGGGGTTTCCCCGGCCCTAGCAATGCCCGCCTCGGTGTAGACTGGCGGATTCGCTCACATTTACGCTTTTTCCGAAACATCGGGCCCCGCGCCCCGCGTCTTCCAGTCCCCGTCTTCAGCTGCTCCGCAGAGGTGGCAGTAGGTGGGGCGGTCTCGGGGAGCTGTCCAGCGATCCCCAGCAGCCTGAAGGAAAGGCGCGTCCGAGTCCTCCCGCCCCTCGTCTTCCTCTTTCTTCCGCACGGGCTGGCCCTTGCAGGAGGTTCCCTGAAGATCTGAAAGACAAGCATGTAGCATGACTCCGTGCTTCTGTCTCCCTACCTGTGATTTGAGAATAGGTATAAATGTGAGAGAGCAGACGCAAGCTATTTCAAGAAAGGTGATGCCAAATGTGCGTTGATGTGTATGCAGAGACAGTAAGGGTGAAATTTTCTGACCTCACTGAGGACACTGACAATATTTCCACTGATGTCTGTAGGACTAGGATTTTGGCCTAGGGTTCAGGCAAATAATTCCATGCGCAGTCCCATTCACGTGCATAAAGGTTTACAGAATTGGGCCCCCAAACTGCACTAATTCAATAAATATGTAATTCATGTGAAATCCATGGCCTACTAGCAAAAGGATTATCTCTATGAGGATTAAATCAAATATACTCCTTAGAAAGCAGGGGAGTGGGGAAAAGAAAGAGGAGACACAGAGGAACTGGCAAATCTGTAAATGGATTTTGCTACTAAAAATACAGGAATGCTAGAAAATaggtttttttaacaaaattccaaacatttttccaaacccaacaattaaaaaaaattaaggatttTGTAATATGaactttttaaattttgcatTGGAAAACCTGAGAGAAGTCAGTAAAGAGTCATGtgtgggtttttggttttttggttttgttttttttaaatctgccaaCAATAGTCCAACAAAAGATTTACACGATGGAGACTTTACTGTGAAACAGGATCACTTTCATTAAGTAATTGCATTTCTGACCTGGATCCAATTTCCTGAAATTCTATTCTGCAATAACTCTAATGTTGGCCATCTACTACCATTTTGCCTTCTTTTCCCCAGTGACTTCAAGTGAATAATTCATTTTAGCAGTTCCCTTAGACATTTTAATGTCTGAGCCAGATAAAGTCTCTATTTTGCATTTACTTAGAGAGAGGAAAGAATCGTGAAAATGGTAAGTGATTCATTTATTATAGCTGCTATAGTTAAGGCTGcatcagcatttccattatataGCTGGCTTCCAAGAACCAGAAATTCAactgttaaatttcatttggatGGCCTGACTTTAAGGGATCAAAGTCTCAAGAAATCTTCATTTCCCCCCTAAAAGTTTAGGGGAAATGTCAGTTCAAGCATTTGTAAATTATAGAAATACAGGAAAAATAATTGTTGATAATAATAGGTTGATGTATCTGGGTTTTTTTCACAGTAGGTGTTTTTTTTCACAGTAGGTGTTTCTATCTCACAAAATAATTAGATTCCCAATGACATTTTGCTTTAATGGATTGAATCTGTCTTGGGTACTTTTACTGGGATGAGTTGGAGGGGGAGATGAATGGTTGAAGTATTTGAATAGCTAACCTATTTAATTTGGGAAATGCAAATTTACAACAGACCAATAACTTTATTCTCAACTATATTGTGATATATTGCGTTTAGGACACAGATGTTGCAGTTTCACTGATGTAATAAAACATTACTGTTCCAAAAAGCCAGTCACAGGAATATTGCAATGACCCACAAATTAGTATGCTTATACATGATTATAATATAAGTTTCTGTAAATATGGATTTGTATGACATACAGTATCATAATTGCTCATAATGTCAATCTGTTCAGTTAATAATCCTGATTTGAATTAAGTCCCTTCATACATATTTGAAGGAAAGATGAACTCTCAATATTCTACTACTTCATTCTGCACCTTCAAACTTTTTTAATATGTACTTAAACTGTATAAAATCCACTGGGTCCATTCTCACATATTTGAGTAAAAGGAATTGTTTTACTCTTAAgaagaaacaaacattttaagtAAACAGTATTACAAATAGACAGTATAAAATCCAGAATTTTTCCATTTATTGTACCTCAAAGCATTCTGTTTTTTCTACATATTGAAGGGTCAACTATGGCAACATTTAGATTAAAACACAGTGTCACACCTCAGGGACTATATCCATAAATCTATCTGTGCATGGAAATTCTATATACAACTGAGTACAAAGAGATTTGCTGCAT is a genomic window containing:
- the KCNN2 gene encoding small conductance calcium-activated potassium channel protein 2 isoform X2, with protein sequence MHYSKIFREPPARASPCGRKRKTRGGRTRTRLSFRLLGIAGQLPETAPPTATSAEQLKTGTGRRGARGPMFRKKRKCDVMPVVLVRPTNRTRRLDSTGAGMGPSWRRQDSPLPTITHCAGCTTAWSSCSFNSSDMETPLQFQPGFCSEQQQQRPHLHCQPPPPPGQDKQSLLQQHSPCLQCNNCTYPGAAAGDNLPLLLRTSSPLSGAFRTHSSPLSSSAASSRQGSQLNVSELTPSSHAGSSRQLPHHQYHHSHHHHHHPQYHQCHSLQQQQAASPSSSVSSGSTHHHHHHQPHQRRESNPFTEIAMSSCRYNGGVMRPLSHLSSSRRNLQELDSESQPLQPPLSSPAAAAASAPEIVVSKPEHNNSNNLALHGPGPGGSAGGSSQNNSGSKSSKKKNQNIGYKLGHRRALFEKRKRLSDYALIFGMFGIVVMVIETELSWGAYTKESLYSLALKCLISLSTIILLGLIIVYHAREIQLFMVDNGADDWRIAMTYERIFFICLEILVCAIHPIPGNYTFTWTARLAFSYAPSTTTADVDIILSIPMFLRLYLIARVMLLHSKLFTDASSRSIGALNKINFNTRFVMKTLMTICPGTVLLVFSISLWIIAAWTVRACERYHDQQDVTSNFLGAMWLISITFLSIGYGDMVPNTYCGKGVCLLTGIMGAGCTALVVAVVARKLELTKAEKHVHNFMMDTQLTKRVKNAAANVLRETWLIYKNTKLVKKIDHAKVRKHQRKFLQAIHQLRSVKMEQRKLNDQANTLVDLAKYQLQRAGKKQNSFRNSNGITHHTEMFANQM